The following coding sequences are from one Elusimicrobiota bacterium window:
- a CDS encoding type II toxin-antitoxin system RelE/ParE family toxin codes for MDKRVILYKTSDNREPVIDWLLSLKDRTTRERIQARIRRIEQGNFGDHKRFSGIIEIRFHFGKGYRLYCGEDGNIIVVLLFGGDKSSQSKGIEKALGYWREYHEQKKI; via the coding sequence ATGGATAAGCGGGTTATACTTTATAAGACATCGGATAACAGGGAACCTGTTATTGACTGGCTGTTATCTTTAAAAGATAGAACAACTCGGGAGCGCATACAGGCGAGAATCAGGAGAATAGAGCAGGGTAATTTTGGAGACCATAAACGTTTTTCCGGAATAATAGAAATTCGGTTTCATTTTGGCAAGGGTTACAGATTGTATTGCGGAGAGGATGGGAATATAATTGTGGTGTTGCTTTTCGGAGGGGATAAAAGCAGTCAGAGCAAAGGTATAGAAAAAGCATTAGGATATTGGAGGGAATATCATGAGCAAAAGAAAATTTAG
- a CDS encoding addiction module antidote protein — translation MSKRKFRTFDEFEVNYYKKHPKELKSYLEVALEEFQKDGNERAFLAAIAVVSKVRGGVTKLSKDTGLNRENLYRSFFKSDPRLSNFIKIINSLGISLRIA, via the coding sequence ATGAGCAAAAGAAAATTTAGAACATTTGATGAGTTTGAAGTCAATTATTACAAGAAGCATCCTAAAGAACTTAAGAGTTATCTTGAAGTTGCTCTTGAAGAGTTTCAGAAGGATGGTAATGAACGCGCTTTTCTTGCAGCCATTGCAGTTGTCTCAAAAGTCCGCGGCGGAGTGACAAAATTATCTAAGGATACCGGATTGAATAGAGAAAATCTTTATCGTTCATTTTTTAAGTCGGATCCGAGGTTGTCAAATTTTATTAAAATAATAAACTCGTTAGGAATAAGTTTAAGGATTGCATAA
- a CDS encoding ABC transporter permease: MNFERFIALRYFWTTRKKFFSTLLTVISISGIAVGVAALIITISVMNGFQTDIKEKILSLSPHITIFSDAEIPQEVLNINGISSTSRFLYSQMILRKNKSATGVVVKGIIPQDEKKIISIERVLKNKNINALKEKTVFIGIELAKNVGVFEGDEIILVSPFGETSAFGIIPRMAKFTVADIFDSGMYEYDSSLVYMNFADAERLVSKESIRGLEIKTDNIFDVDKITTAIKKKLGAGFQVKSWTEMNKNLFSALKLEKFVMFLILTLIIVVATFNIISLLIVTTVEKVHSIGILKAIGTQPISIMKIFLNLGVIIGTIGTLAGTLVGLVISVILKKYKFITLPADVYYIEKLPVKIVFSDIILIIFVSMIIVLIAAVYPASKASKVEPCEAIRYE, translated from the coding sequence ATGAACTTTGAACGATTTATCGCATTAAGATATTTCTGGACAACAAGAAAAAAGTTTTTTAGCACACTTTTGACGGTAATTTCTATATCCGGGATTGCTGTGGGTGTTGCGGCGCTTATTATAACTATTTCAGTAATGAATGGTTTCCAGACGGACATAAAAGAAAAAATTTTATCATTAAGCCCGCATATTACGATTTTTTCTGATGCTGAAATACCACAAGAGGTATTAAATATAAATGGTATTTCAAGCACATCAAGGTTCCTTTACAGTCAGATGATTTTAAGAAAAAACAAAAGTGCAACTGGTGTGGTTGTAAAAGGGATAATTCCACAAGATGAGAAAAAAATAATCTCTATTGAACGGGTGCTCAAAAATAAAAATATCAATGCATTGAAAGAAAAAACGGTGTTCATTGGCATAGAACTGGCTAAAAATGTTGGTGTGTTTGAAGGCGATGAAATAATTCTTGTCTCGCCATTCGGGGAAACATCAGCATTTGGAATCATTCCTAGAATGGCAAAATTTACAGTCGCTGATATTTTTGATTCCGGAATGTACGAATATGATTCATCACTTGTCTATATGAACTTTGCTGATGCAGAACGGTTAGTCAGTAAAGAAAGTATTCGTGGTTTAGAGATAAAAACTGACAATATTTTTGATGTGGATAAGATAACAACGGCAATCAAAAAAAAATTGGGCGCAGGTTTTCAAGTCAAATCCTGGACTGAAATGAACAAGAATCTTTTCTCGGCACTCAAACTGGAAAAGTTTGTGATGTTTCTTATATTAACACTTATTATTGTGGTTGCGACTTTTAACATAATCTCGCTTCTGATAGTAACAACTGTTGAAAAAGTGCATTCAATCGGGATATTGAAAGCAATTGGTACACAACCTATTTCAATTATGAAAATTTTTTTGAATCTCGGCGTTATTATCGGAACTATCGGCACATTAGCCGGCACATTAGTCGGTTTGGTAATATCCGTTATCCTTAAAAAATATAAATTCATAACACTGCCCGCGGATGTCTACTATATTGAGAAACTGCCGGTAAAAATTGTTTTTTCTGATATAATACTGATAATTTTTGTAAGCATGATTATTGTTTTGATTGCCGCTGTTTATCCAGCATCAAAAGCATCAAAAGTAGAACCCTGTGAAGCAATCAGATATGAATAA
- a CDS encoding ABC transporter ATP-binding protein, with the protein MNNYIIRCENIIKKYSNGKIELTVLKGISISIKKNESVVITGPSGAGKSTLLHVLGLMDKPTSGVVFVDGLDCNSSESTLAKFRNESIGFVFQFYNLLPEFTAIENVMFPLLISGEKEHTAKKKAQQLIAEVGLLSRASHLSSELSGGEQQRVAIARALINSPKILIADEPTGNLDRQTGENVINLIMQLQSDYGFTLLIATHNEAVANRCTRIIKLVDGQIEAGNRK; encoded by the coding sequence ATGAATAATTATATTATCAGGTGTGAAAATATTATAAAAAAATATAGTAACGGTAAAATAGAACTTACTGTATTAAAAGGAATCTCTATCAGTATCAAAAAAAACGAATCGGTAGTGATTACGGGGCCGTCAGGCGCAGGTAAATCAACACTTCTGCATGTTTTAGGATTGATGGATAAACCTACATCAGGTGTCGTTTTTGTAGACGGGCTTGACTGTAATTCGTCAGAATCAACACTTGCTAAATTCAGAAATGAATCAATTGGATTTGTATTTCAGTTTTACAATCTGCTGCCTGAATTTACCGCGATAGAAAATGTTATGTTTCCGTTACTAATTTCAGGTGAAAAAGAACATACCGCTAAAAAAAAGGCACAGCAGTTGATTGCAGAAGTTGGGCTTTTATCAAGAGCCAGTCATTTATCGTCAGAACTTTCAGGTGGTGAACAGCAGCGAGTTGCAATTGCTCGGGCACTGATAAATTCGCCAAAAATACTTATTGCAGACGAGCCTACAGGTAATCTGGATAGACAAACTGGCGAAAATGTGATAAACCTGATAATGCAACTGCAGTCAGATTACGGTTTTACTCTACTGATAGCAACCCATAATGAAGCAGTAGCAAACAGATGCACAAGAATAATAAAACTGGTTGACGGACAAATAGAGGCAGGGAATAGAAAATAG
- a CDS encoding ATP-dependent Clp protease ATP-binding subunit, giving the protein MYNRFTERAQRAIRLAQEEAKQLNQDAIMPEHILLGLLDLDDGVAVTVMSNLGIYTSRLKIEVEKMLPIGDNLLQYGELPLTPNARKILEYAIEEAQNMAHNYVGTEHILLGLLKNSEFKITILLENFGLSYELVREEITNMFGAVTPPPLPQHRHKSKTPTLDEFGRDLTAMAREGKLDPVIGRENEIERMIQILSRRTKNNPVLVGDPGVGKTAIVEGLAQKIVNQDTPEILLTKRVVTLDLAGVVAGTKYRGEFEQRLKNIIDEIKISKSNIIMFIDELHTVIGAGAAEGAIDASNMLKPALARGELQCVGATTFSEYRKYIEHDAALERRFQPIMVNPPTVEETIKILNGLKEKYEIHHKVTYSDEALVAAAELSDKYITDRYLPDKAIDLIDEAGSRTHLKTVSLPTAFREKEIEIENIMLEKDKAVNNQEFEKAAKLRDIEERLRKRLTDEKRRWRAGLNSIMSTITEEDVATIVSKWTNIPLTKLTEKESERLLRMETELHRRIVGQDEAIVAIARAIRRTRTGLKDPKKPIGAFIFLGPTGVGKTELAKALAEFMFGHEDSIVRLDMSEYMEKFSVSHLIGAPPGYVGYDEGGQLTEQIRRKPYSVVLLDEIEKAHPDVLNILLQIMDNGVVTDNLGHKVSFKNTIILMTSNIGARLISKGKSLGFLVQEDTQKDFSSMKETVLEELKKTFNPEFLNRIDDVIVFHPLEKEDMIKILDLLIAKVSKKTKQQGFSIELTDNVKSFLLDKGFDAQYGARPLNRTISKYMEDGLAEEILAKKIPKGTKIIVDYSENLKKIVFNTVLTETKT; this is encoded by the coding sequence ATGTATAACAGGTTTACTGAACGAGCACAGAGAGCAATACGGCTTGCACAGGAAGAGGCAAAACAGTTAAACCAGGATGCAATAATGCCTGAACATATCCTGTTAGGACTTTTAGATTTAGACGATGGCGTAGCAGTAACAGTTATGTCCAATCTTGGAATATACACCTCTCGGCTAAAAATTGAAGTAGAAAAGATGTTACCTATCGGCGATAATCTGCTTCAGTATGGTGAGTTGCCATTAACACCTAATGCACGAAAAATTCTGGAATATGCTATTGAAGAAGCGCAGAATATGGCACATAACTATGTAGGAACCGAGCATATTCTTCTGGGGCTTCTGAAAAATTCTGAGTTTAAAATAACTATTTTACTTGAAAACTTCGGACTCAGTTATGAGTTAGTCAGAGAAGAAATTACAAATATGTTTGGTGCGGTAACACCTCCACCGTTACCTCAACACAGACATAAATCCAAAACACCAACACTTGATGAATTCGGACGAGACCTTACCGCAATGGCAAGAGAAGGCAAACTTGACCCTGTAATAGGCCGTGAAAATGAAATAGAACGAATGATACAGATTCTGTCTCGTCGGACAAAAAATAATCCTGTCTTGGTTGGCGACCCCGGTGTAGGCAAGACAGCAATCGTTGAAGGTCTTGCCCAAAAAATAGTTAATCAGGATACGCCTGAAATACTTCTGACAAAACGGGTTGTTACACTTGATTTAGCAGGTGTGGTCGCAGGCACAAAGTACCGTGGCGAGTTTGAACAACGGTTGAAAAATATAATTGATGAAATAAAAATATCAAAAAGCAATATCATCATGTTTATTGATGAACTCCATACTGTTATCGGTGCAGGTGCCGCGGAAGGTGCGATTGATGCATCTAATATGTTAAAGCCGGCACTTGCAAGAGGCGAGTTGCAGTGCGTCGGGGCAACCACATTTTCAGAATACCGAAAATATATTGAGCACGATGCGGCACTGGAACGCAGATTCCAGCCAATAATGGTCAACCCACCAACAGTTGAAGAAACAATAAAAATCCTTAACGGGCTCAAAGAAAAATATGAGATACATCACAAGGTAACATATTCTGATGAAGCGCTTGTCGCAGCAGCAGAGTTATCAGATAAATATATTACAGATAGATACTTGCCTGATAAGGCGATTGATTTAATTGACGAAGCTGGTAGCAGAACACATCTTAAAACGGTGTCATTACCAACTGCATTCAGAGAAAAAGAAATTGAAATTGAGAACATAATGCTTGAAAAAGATAAGGCAGTAAATAACCAGGAATTTGAGAAAGCAGCAAAATTACGAGATATTGAAGAACGGCTCAGAAAGCGCCTGACAGACGAGAAAAGGAGATGGCGGGCCGGGTTGAATAGTATCATGTCAACAATCACTGAGGAGGATGTCGCAACAATAGTGTCTAAATGGACTAATATACCGTTGACCAAACTTACCGAGAAAGAATCAGAACGGCTATTACGAATGGAAACGGAACTGCATAGACGAATCGTAGGCCAGGATGAAGCGATTGTCGCTATCGCTCGTGCAATCAGGCGAACCAGAACAGGACTTAAAGACCCCAAAAAACCTATCGGTGCATTTATATTTTTAGGACCTACCGGTGTCGGTAAAACAGAACTTGCCAAAGCACTCGCAGAGTTTATGTTCGGTCATGAGGACTCTATTGTTCGGCTGGATATGTCTGAGTATATGGAAAAGTTTTCTGTCTCACATCTTATCGGCGCACCACCCGGCTATGTCGGCTATGATGAAGGAGGTCAACTCACAGAACAAATCAGACGGAAACCTTATTCGGTGGTTCTGCTTGACGAGATAGAAAAGGCACATCCTGATGTGTTAAATATTTTGCTTCAGATTATGGATAATGGAGTGGTCACGGATAATCTTGGACATAAGGTTAGTTTCAAAAATACAATTATTCTTATGACATCAAATATCGGCGCACGGCTTATATCAAAAGGGAAATCACTCGGCTTTTTGGTTCAAGAAGATACACAGAAGGATTTCTCATCAATGAAAGAAACTGTGCTGGAAGAATTAAAGAAAACATTTAATCCTGAATTCCTAAACCGGATTGATGATGTGATTGTGTTTCATCCGCTTGAAAAGGAAGATATGATAAAAATTTTGGATTTACTGATAGCAAAAGTATCTAAAAAAACAAAACAACAGGGATTTTCAATTGAATTAACTGATAATGTAAAAAGTTTTTTGCTTGATAAAGGGTTTGATGCCCAATACGGCGCAAGACCGTTAAACAGAACAATCTCAAAATATATGGAAGATGGGTTAGCAGAAGAAATACTTGCTAAAAAAATTCCGAAAGGTACAAAAATAATTGTTGATTATTCTGAAAATTTGAAAAAAATTGTATTCAATACCGTGCTCACTGAAACAAAAACATAA
- a CDS encoding translocation/assembly module TamB domain-containing protein, with product MKKIILFLSVIIVFTIGIYLFIRLEIFTTSLKYLAQSELIRIIGKPVKIEKVGWIPFNKLVFRKLSFEGFSCYETVVTVNLNKITKGLAAIEKISVNTPLVDIPAIKNIVKKKTAKSVMIYPMADVFINNGKILYDNLAVKNINLELLPKKDGFAVKSDGLFTLSDENNFSSELKLVGTVDTELTLKLKCELKNITFRKLQPLNGILNIYGKFDNFVLQGNLKSDEITTKICTTITPENSKIIIAQFSGSIPKLKSFAEKLLPDTTIYFTTDDTFVFFDGAIELPDTKLNLTLKQSELKISNLMVKQITTDLFFYNNEWTISSTATLLSGTVSLNGKLQKDNLNFFLTGTNLLLKTDYSSGDISFNSKITGTLYKPEITGETKILQLSILKNILGNAVGKFVWKNEKGKIKITGNNLKVNAEMDKTKLINCKINYDTTGITVSGKYSKLNFYIINFEPSVLKSTNWKFNNITGFVDLSGYIKNILQSPEIYAEVTSTNLTVNQSTTSLSGKIWYANNQLAVIDMKLGSELQGNIKISIKQKQTSGNLIFAKCNSNFILPFLGITSDILHGTLSGKINWAGSIKNPELSGTIAITRGQLLKSIPYNLIVTSFYTKEEKGRRQSKVVITEFTVQQQPSITAIRLSGELDEKQFCFLLKLNQLITFGRTVNADIRIVGEKIGNTIKYKIISDELKVDDISEKFVVSGIYDGEKIDFTKISWGDKLNGKLAYFIASNYLSANLNFVFNPEQFSKNITGKIDGKIIIRGDIKNPLALVNYNFAGLIYELPAESSGKIFVNRKQIRTEDTKLSINGATTEISGVIDTVKQEFQIINISASNLDTRTIYQITKSTLPVDGILQNVELTITDSIKKPQFTTSFSGKNILLFNKKMDSVNGKFSFQNYPPQKLVFSKADVKWADTQIKILPDTYINLLEDKKFKIIAEVRNLKLLPHTVLLGEVTLTGKGGEGGNWDKIVSADFSTTGLWINQFLLKDFQHHIKYHNRIIRFVPEANKSTQISGSINFSNPDELKINNLALSKKGKRLLYVNGFLKQNVLDFTGEGKDISLGDLLNLLNLKITASGNTNFNITSTGELTNPTITCLVNSAAGKIEDLEFDTASLFFQLTENILDLKYLKISQKNVYAVEGKGTTPLPITDEAKKKLSEKPVNISIKSTAGNLAIVPSIFSACKKAKGKFDTSLTLQGTLNKPEISGEFNISADEIVLTDIFKKLTDLKCELVFSGNKIRISKLKAFIDKEPVEVSGEANISPFTEGLNFGKFEFHLLTPDKSVPVIVNLLQIKTGGVGRIIPVIPDITALPPFSNPSKAKIEANVKLFGTPENWNIDGYLKLSDAKFTYPGEEGETGAWDFLKNANWNLKIIAGKNCWYENDFVSVETKGELLLHAQGSSPLVTGKVEALRGTLEYLGRSFAIREAVLEAEKSNLFLSGLAETETEIERRRVDLATHQLITEYLPETIILIVDRGPLENVKPRFSSKTNPQTDEPGEKLAAQAALGLADSKQKQLFSKEELSKIVDTLLTTPFVKSLLKRTGFIDRFAIKRETPPLPDGTAGVQPSIIDLYKGTKLQFGKDFARGFSAGYGIKFDEFENKLSLKHEIELTYRFKSGILFRTTQELERTETGDRPSKFFLEKYWRFGPEPEK from the coding sequence ATGAAAAAAATAATTCTGTTTTTATCAGTAATAATAGTTTTTACCATCGGTATTTACCTTTTTATACGGCTTGAAATTTTTACAACTTCACTAAAATATCTCGCCCAGTCAGAACTCATCAGAATTATTGGCAAACCAGTAAAAATAGAAAAAGTTGGATGGATTCCGTTTAATAAATTAGTTTTCAGAAAGTTATCGTTTGAAGGTTTTTCTTGTTATGAAACCGTAGTTACCGTCAATCTGAATAAAATAACTAAAGGATTGGCCGCAATTGAAAAAATATCCGTTAACACGCCGCTGGTTGATATACCAGCAATTAAGAATATTGTCAAGAAAAAAACAGCAAAATCTGTAATGATTTATCCGATGGCGGATGTTTTTATAAATAATGGAAAAATTCTTTATGACAATCTCGCGGTTAAAAACATCAATCTTGAACTTCTACCGAAAAAAGATGGATTTGCTGTAAAAAGTGATGGGCTGTTTACGCTATCAGACGAAAATAATTTTAGTTCGGAATTAAAACTGGTCGGGACAGTGGATACTGAACTGACACTAAAATTAAAATGTGAATTAAAAAATATAACTTTCAGAAAACTACAACCGCTCAATGGTATACTAAATATCTATGGTAAATTTGATAATTTTGTTCTACAAGGCAACCTGAAGTCTGACGAAATTACTACAAAAATCTGTACAACCATCACACCTGAAAACTCTAAAATTATAATTGCACAGTTTTCCGGCAGTATTCCCAAATTAAAGAGTTTTGCCGAAAAGCTTTTGCCGGATACAACAATATATTTCACTACCGATGACACCTTTGTTTTTTTTGATGGCGCGATTGAACTGCCTGATACAAAGTTGAATCTTACACTTAAACAATCTGAATTAAAAATAAGCAACCTAATGGTTAAACAGATAACAACAGATCTGTTTTTTTACAATAATGAATGGACAATAAGTTCAACTGCGACGCTACTATCAGGTACTGTTTCGCTAAATGGTAAACTCCAGAAAGATAATCTTAATTTCTTTTTAACCGGCACCAATCTTTTATTAAAAACCGATTATAGTTCCGGGGATATATCATTCAACTCAAAAATAACAGGAACTCTTTACAAACCTGAAATTACAGGTGAGACCAAAATTTTACAGTTATCTATATTAAAAAACATACTCGGAAATGCGGTTGGTAAATTTGTCTGGAAAAATGAGAAAGGCAAAATCAAAATTACAGGGAATAATTTGAAAGTGAACGCCGAGATGGATAAAACAAAACTAATAAATTGTAAAATAAACTACGATACTACAGGTATCACAGTTTCAGGAAAATACAGCAAACTCAATTTTTATATCATAAATTTTGAGCCATCAGTTCTTAAGAGTACAAACTGGAAGTTTAACAACATAACAGGTTTTGTAGATTTATCCGGCTATATTAAGAATATTTTGCAATCGCCTGAAATATACGCTGAGGTTACATCTACAAATCTAACAGTTAACCAAAGCACAACATCGCTATCAGGCAAAATCTGGTATGCTAATAACCAACTGGCGGTTATCGATATGAAATTAGGTAGTGAACTTCAAGGCAATATAAAAATTAGCATAAAACAGAAACAGACATCTGGAAATTTAATTTTTGCTAAATGTAACAGTAATTTCATCCTGCCGTTTCTTGGGATAACATCGGATATTCTTCACGGTACACTGTCAGGTAAAATCAACTGGGCTGGCAGTATAAAAAATCCTGAGCTATCAGGAACAATTGCAATAACCCGCGGGCAATTGCTAAAAAGTATTCCATATAATTTGATTGTAACTTCTTTTTACACAAAGGAAGAGAAGGGAAGGAGACAATCAAAGGTTGTAATTACCGAGTTTACTGTACAGCAACAGCCATCAATAACAGCAATCCGATTATCAGGCGAGCTTGACGAAAAACAATTCTGTTTCTTACTGAAACTTAATCAGTTAATAACCTTTGGCAGAACTGTTAATGCTGATATCAGAATAGTTGGTGAAAAAATTGGTAATACAATAAAATATAAAATAATATCCGACGAATTAAAAGTTGACGACATTTCTGAAAAATTTGTGGTATCTGGTATCTACGACGGTGAAAAAATTGATTTTACAAAAATTTCATGGGGTGATAAACTCAACGGCAAACTTGCTTATTTTATTGCGTCAAATTACCTTTCGGCAAATTTGAACTTTGTATTCAATCCAGAACAGTTCAGCAAAAATATAACCGGTAAAATAGACGGTAAAATCATAATACGGGGTGATATAAAAAATCCACTGGCATTGGTTAACTACAATTTTGCAGGGTTGATATATGAGTTGCCAGCTGAAAGTTCGGGCAAGATTTTTGTCAACCGAAAACAGATAAGAACAGAAGATACAAAATTGTCTATAAATGGCGCAACCACAGAAATATCAGGTGTGATTGATACAGTCAAACAAGAATTCCAAATAATCAATATATCAGCATCAAATTTGGATACTCGGACAATCTATCAAATAACAAAAAGCACTCTCCCGGTAGACGGCATATTACAAAATGTAGAACTGACTATAACTGATAGTATAAAAAAGCCACAATTTACTACCAGTTTTTCAGGGAAAAATATCCTGTTATTTAATAAAAAGATGGACTCGGTTAATGGTAAATTTTCGTTTCAGAACTATCCACCTCAAAAACTCGTTTTTTCTAAAGCGGATGTTAAATGGGCTGATACCCAAATCAAAATTCTGCCTGATACATATATCAATTTGTTAGAAGACAAAAAATTCAAAATTATCGCAGAAGTAAGAAACCTGAAATTATTGCCACACACTGTACTTTTAGGTGAAGTTACATTAACAGGTAAGGGGGGAGAGGGGGGGAACTGGGATAAAATTGTTAGTGCAGATTTTTCTACTACAGGGCTCTGGATAAATCAGTTCCTGTTAAAAGATTTTCAACATCATATTAAATATCATAATCGCATAATACGGTTTGTTCCAGAGGCAAACAAATCAACCCAAATTAGTGGTAGTATCAATTTTTCAAACCCTGATGAATTAAAAATCAACAATCTCGCACTCTCCAAAAAAGGTAAACGATTGCTGTATGTTAATGGTTTTTTAAAACAGAATGTGTTAGATTTTACCGGCGAGGGCAAAGATATCTCACTGGGCGATTTGCTGAACCTGCTGAACTTAAAAATTACTGCATCAGGTAATACAAATTTTAATATAACCTCAACAGGCGAACTAACTAATCCGACTATCACCTGCCTCGTTAACTCAGCCGCCGGCAAAATAGAAGACCTTGAGTTTGATACCGCTTCACTGTTTTTTCAGTTAACCGAAAACATTCTGGATTTGAAATATCTGAAAATTTCACAAAAAAATGTTTATGCGGTTGAAGGTAAAGGCACCACACCACTGCCAATTACCGACGAGGCAAAAAAGAAACTTTCAGAAAAACCTGTTAATATCTCAATCAAATCAACTGCTGGGAATCTGGCAATTGTGCCATCTATATTTTCAGCCTGTAAGAAAGCAAAAGGGAAGTTTGATACATCACTCACTCTCCAAGGGACACTGAACAAACCTGAAATAAGTGGCGAATTTAACATTTCGGCAGATGAAATTGTTTTGACCGATATTTTCAAGAAACTAACCGACTTGAAATGCGAACTTGTGTTTTCAGGCAATAAAATCAGAATCAGCAAACTTAAAGCATTTATTGATAAAGAACCTGTTGAAGTTTCAGGCGAGGCAAATATCTCACCATTTACAGAGGGTTTGAATTTTGGCAAATTTGAATTTCATCTTTTAACACCTGACAAAAGTGTACCAGTAATAGTTAATTTGTTACAGATTAAAACAGGCGGTGTCGGCAGAATCATTCCCGTCATACCTGATATCACAGCACTCCCACCTTTTTCAAATCCATCAAAAGCAAAAATTGAAGCGAATGTAAAACTTTTTGGTACACCTGAAAACTGGAATATAGACGGATATCTGAAACTGTCTGATGCAAAATTTACTTATCCCGGCGAAGAAGGCGAAACGGGTGCTTGGGATTTTCTGAAAAATGCAAACTGGAATTTGAAAATTATCGCAGGAAAAAATTGCTGGTATGAAAACGATTTTGTATCAGTTGAAACAAAAGGCGAATTGTTACTGCACGCTCAAGGTTCTTCACCGCTTGTTACCGGCAAAGTTGAGGCACTACGTGGGACACTTGAATATCTTGGCAGAAGTTTTGCAATCAGAGAAGCGGTTTTGGAAGCCGAAAAAAGTAACCTGTTCCTATCAGGGCTTGCAGAAACTGAAACAGAAATTGAACGACGACGCGTAGATTTAGCAACACATCAACTTATAACTGAATATCTGCCTGAGACAATTATCTTAATCGTTGATAGAGGACCGCTTGAAAATGTGAAGCCGCGATTTTCGTCAAAAACTAATCCGCAAACTGACGAGCCGGGTGAGAAGTTAGCCGCTCAGGCAGCACTGGGCTTGGCGGATTCTAAACAGAAACAACTATTCTCAAAAGAAGAACTCAGTAAAATCGTTGATACACTGCTCACAACACCATTTGTGAAATCACTCTTGAAACGAACCGGCTTTATAGACAGGTTCGCTATAAAACGAGAGACACCGCCATTGCCCGACGGAACAGCAGGTGTGCAGCCGTCAATTATAGATTTATACAAGGGAACAAAATTGCAATTCGGTAAAGATTTTGCCAGAGGGTTTTCAGCCGGTTACGGTATCAAATTTGATGAGTTTGAAAATAAACTATCACTGAAACATGAGATAGAACTTACATACCGGTTCAAAAGCGGGATACTATTCAGAACAACGCAGGAACTGGAACGAACCGAAACTGGTGATAGACCATCTAAATTTTTTCTTGAAAAATACTGGCGGTTCGGTCCCGAACCTGAAAAATAA